The Tumebacillus amylolyticus genome contains a region encoding:
- the nth gene encoding endonuclease III: protein MKKAEIPGLIEHLQQLYPDANCELMYRNPFELLIAVVLSAQCTDKLVNEVTPGLFENYPTPEVMATLTQEEMENAIRRIGLFRNKAKNILETCRRLVEEQNGEVPNDYDYLVSLPGVGRKTANVVLSVAFGVPAIAVDTHVDRLSHRLGLTKATNVLDTEKDLMRKLPKEHWTFTHHALILHGRRVCAARTPKCAMCPLQDICSHFKKESKAATKASAKASKPRKTKTS from the coding sequence ATGAAAAAAGCAGAAATTCCAGGCCTCATCGAACATTTGCAACAACTCTACCCGGACGCAAACTGCGAATTGATGTACCGCAACCCGTTCGAACTCCTGATTGCAGTCGTCCTGTCTGCGCAATGCACCGACAAGTTGGTGAATGAAGTTACCCCCGGACTGTTCGAAAACTATCCGACCCCGGAGGTTATGGCGACTCTCACACAAGAGGAAATGGAAAATGCGATCCGTCGGATCGGTCTGTTCCGAAACAAAGCGAAGAACATCTTGGAGACATGCAGGAGATTGGTGGAGGAGCAGAACGGGGAAGTGCCGAACGACTACGACTACCTCGTCAGTCTGCCCGGCGTGGGCCGTAAAACGGCGAATGTGGTGTTGAGCGTTGCATTCGGTGTGCCGGCCATTGCGGTGGACACGCATGTGGACCGCCTCTCGCATCGTCTCGGCTTGACCAAAGCGACCAACGTGTTGGACACGGAAAAGGACCTGATGCGTAAACTGCCCAAGGAACACTGGACCTTCACGCACCACGCCCTGATCCTGCACGGACGTCGCGTCTGTGCCGCACGCACTCCGAAGTGCGCGATGTGTCCGCTGCAAGACATCTGCAGCCATTTCAAAAAAGAGTCTAAAGCAGCAACCAAAGCTTCTGCGAAAGCGTCGAAACCCCGCAAGACGAAAACCTCCTAA
- a CDS encoding TRM11 family SAM-dependent methyltransferase translates to MATPAFHSQATVRNVRSFPQATQLDLLSTAWSTPQFEREEPGAFALSFSPALVRELIQSYSRPGDTVLDCFLGSGTAYAEALWMSRRSIGMDCNPEMVEDVRDRIGDVAGDLYCADARRLADVLGPESVDLVVTQPPYGHTHKFSKDLPSDLSLLSSRDFLSAIEVVAAELFTVLKPDGYCAILIGDIKDRGRTMPLGFQFVHRFLSRGFSVVNLYDARTPSSHLPVPLHAGEYLMIFQKKQKAPKRPLTTS, encoded by the coding sequence ATGGCAACTCCCGCTTTCCATTCCCAAGCTACTGTGCGAAATGTCCGTTCGTTTCCCCAAGCGACGCAACTCGATTTGCTATCGACAGCATGGAGCACTCCCCAATTTGAGCGTGAGGAGCCGGGAGCCTTCGCCCTTTCCTTCTCTCCAGCTCTTGTTCGTGAATTGATCCAATCGTATTCCCGTCCGGGCGACACGGTGCTCGACTGCTTTCTCGGTTCCGGCACCGCGTATGCGGAGGCGTTGTGGATGAGCCGTCGGTCAATCGGGATGGACTGCAACCCCGAGATGGTCGAGGATGTGCGCGACCGCATCGGAGATGTGGCGGGTGACTTGTATTGTGCAGATGCCCGCCGTTTGGCCGATGTACTTGGTCCGGAGTCGGTCGATCTCGTCGTTACACAACCGCCCTATGGACATACTCATAAGTTTTCGAAGGACCTCCCGTCCGACCTGTCCCTGCTCTCGTCGCGCGACTTTCTGAGCGCGATCGAGGTGGTCGCTGCGGAATTGTTCACCGTCTTGAAGCCGGATGGATATTGCGCGATCTTGATCGGCGACATCAAGGACCGTGGGCGCACGATGCCGCTTGGGTTCCAATTTGTTCACCGCTTCCTGTCCCGCGGGTTCTCCGTCGTTAATTTGTACGATGCGCGTACACCGTCTTCTCACTTGCCGGTCCCCCTGCATGCCGGCGAATATCTGATGATTTTTCAGAAGAAACAGAAAGCGCCGAAGCGCCCGCTGACGACCTCTTAG
- a CDS encoding Lin0512 family protein: MTVIFIELGMGVDLHGQDATVAAMRACRDAIQENSMPGLRSILPGNDLKNMKVRVKLGVPVPAEQVDVEQVKKSFPYGQVEVEIVAGGLLCSSGVVLPDKGDKNDEVIIVNAAVEVGF; this comes from the coding sequence ATGACTGTGATCTTCATCGAACTCGGCATGGGCGTGGACCTGCATGGACAGGACGCGACCGTTGCCGCCATGCGCGCGTGCCGCGACGCCATCCAAGAAAACTCCATGCCGGGCCTGCGCTCGATCTTGCCCGGCAACGACCTCAAGAACATGAAAGTGCGCGTCAAACTGGGCGTTCCCGTCCCGGCAGAACAAGTGGACGTCGAACAGGTCAAGAAATCCTTCCCCTACGGTCAAGTCGAAGTTGAGATCGTAGCCGGCGGGTTGCTCTGCTCGAGCGGTGTCGTCTTGCCTGACAAGGGCGACAAAAACGACGAAGTGATCATCGTCAACGCGGCGGTCGAAGTCGGCTTCTAG
- a CDS encoding C40 family peptidase, which produces MPCMRSVMTFAILTFVLLVSMWVESPAPTALATPVPNPIPLEDRQISDQKQSVRNQHILLAARSLERLQQAQAEHKKIGKRVADSAAHFVGTPYVWGGTGPQGFDCSGFTQYILKQNGIEVPRNSYDQYHVGRVITRQELQPGDLVFFTTYAPGPSHLGIYVGEGKFIHALNQQKGVTTSKLDTDYYNARFVGARRVVGTSL; this is translated from the coding sequence ATGCCCTGTATGCGTTCCGTTATGACCTTTGCGATCTTGACCTTCGTACTATTGGTTTCGATGTGGGTGGAGTCCCCCGCACCGACAGCCTTGGCGACCCCCGTTCCGAACCCGATTCCGCTCGAAGACCGCCAAATCTCGGATCAGAAACAATCCGTCCGCAACCAGCACATCCTCCTCGCCGCGCGCTCGCTCGAGCGACTGCAACAGGCGCAGGCGGAGCATAAAAAAATCGGCAAGCGCGTCGCCGATTCGGCCGCTCACTTCGTCGGAACCCCGTATGTCTGGGGCGGCACCGGACCGCAAGGATTCGACTGTTCCGGGTTCACCCAATACATATTGAAACAAAACGGCATTGAAGTGCCGCGAAATTCCTATGACCAATATCACGTCGGCCGGGTGATTACCAGGCAGGAGTTGCAGCCGGGCGATCTCGTCTTTTTCACCACCTACGCACCGGGCCCGTCCCACCTCGGCATCTATGTCGGCGAGGGCAAATTTATTCACGCGCTCAATCAACAGAAGGGAGTGACCACCTCAAAACTTGACACGGACTACTACAATGCTCGTTTCGTCGGAGCACGTCGTGTCGTCGGGACCTCGCTCTAG
- the cysK gene encoding cysteine synthase A: MKVVHNISELIGDTPVVKLNRLVTAEMADVYVKLEMFNPSRSVKDRAASNMIFEAERLGLLQAGDTIIEPTSGNTGIGLAMVGAAKGYRVILVMPDTCTKERIAILKAYGAEVVLSPGPERMNGAVAVAKRLASEISGSFVPMQFENLHNPDIHRRTTAQEIFQQMEGRLDAFVATAGTGGTITGTGETLKDLIPGLQVFVVEPESSAVLSGEPSGSHKIVGTSPGFIPPILNQNVYQEIFKIKDHEAQETTRRLAREEGILVGTSSGASVHTALQVARRLGPGHRVLCIAPDTGERYLSSDLFASDSEKEC; this comes from the coding sequence ATGAAAGTGGTTCACAACATCTCGGAACTGATTGGCGACACGCCGGTCGTTAAATTGAATCGACTCGTAACAGCCGAGATGGCAGACGTATATGTCAAGCTGGAGATGTTTAATCCGAGCCGCAGCGTCAAGGATCGGGCAGCTTCCAATATGATTTTTGAGGCAGAGCGCTTAGGGCTGTTGCAGGCGGGCGATACGATCATCGAACCGACGAGCGGCAACACCGGAATCGGACTTGCGATGGTCGGCGCGGCCAAGGGCTATCGCGTAATCCTCGTCATGCCGGACACCTGCACCAAGGAGCGAATTGCGATTCTCAAAGCATACGGTGCAGAAGTCGTGCTCTCTCCGGGCCCGGAACGCATGAACGGGGCCGTCGCCGTCGCCAAGCGTCTGGCGTCAGAGATTTCAGGTTCCTTTGTCCCGATGCAGTTTGAAAACTTGCACAACCCGGACATCCACCGCCGAACGACGGCTCAGGAGATTTTCCAACAGATGGAGGGTCGACTGGATGCGTTCGTCGCCACCGCCGGCACCGGCGGGACGATCACGGGAACGGGGGAGACGCTCAAAGATTTGATCCCCGGCCTGCAAGTGTTCGTCGTAGAGCCGGAGTCGTCTGCCGTTCTGTCCGGTGAACCATCCGGTTCGCACAAAATCGTCGGGACGAGCCCCGGCTTCATACCGCCGATTCTCAACCAGAACGTCTACCAAGAAATTTTCAAGATCAAAGACCATGAGGCACAGGAGACGACCCGCCGTCTGGCTCGTGAGGAAGGCATCCTCGTGGGAACCTCATCGGGGGCGTCTGTACATACCGCTTTGCAAGTCGCGCGGCGCTTGGGCCCCGGACATCGCGTACTGTGCATCGCACCTGACACGGGAGAGCGCTACCTGTCGTCCGATCTGTTTGCAAGCGACTCAGAGAAGGAGTGTTAA
- a CDS encoding rhodanese-like domain-containing protein, with protein MPNQIEGIQQYDAEELKKIIENKENIVLIDVREPEEYNAGHIPGVPLVPMNTIPGKINDLDKDKEYIFVCRSGNRSHQVARFLKQQGFEKVHNFNGGMLSWREPVKTGMEE; from the coding sequence ATGCCAAACCAAATCGAAGGCATCCAACAGTACGACGCCGAAGAACTCAAGAAGATCATCGAGAACAAGGAAAACATCGTCCTCATCGACGTTCGTGAACCGGAGGAGTACAACGCAGGTCACATCCCGGGCGTGCCGCTCGTTCCAATGAACACCATCCCGGGCAAAATCAACGACTTGGACAAGGACAAAGAGTACATCTTCGTCTGCCGCAGCGGCAACCGCAGCCACCAAGTCGCGCGTTTCCTGAAACAACAAGGTTTTGAAAAAGTCCACAACTTCAACGGCGGGATGCTGTCGTGGAGAGAGCCGGTCAAGACCGGCATGGAAGAGTAG
- a CDS encoding SDR family NAD(P)-dependent oxidoreductase: MSLRDRIVLITGSSSGIGRVAALKFAAAGAIPVLTARSVDKLLEVAAEIRDSYGIEAPVFALDVRSNQQVQSVVSEVLDRFGHIDILVNNAGYGLFEKTINLSLEDIQDMMDVNYFGLVRMTQSVLPSMLERHSGHIINLASLASFFATPTHGVYAATKFAVQGFSEGLRFELDGTGVHLSTINPGPVDTPFFDRADRTKLPKIASKFLSADEVANAVLRAARERKHMYVLPRIGRAGIALRHLFPWFYHKVMLSNH, translated from the coding sequence GTGTCTCTGCGCGACCGGATCGTCTTGATCACCGGCAGTTCGAGCGGGATTGGGCGGGTGGCTGCGTTGAAGTTTGCGGCGGCCGGGGCGATCCCGGTGCTGACGGCGCGCTCCGTGGACAAGTTGCTCGAAGTCGCGGCGGAGATCCGAGATTCGTACGGCATCGAGGCACCTGTGTTTGCGCTCGATGTGCGCTCGAACCAGCAGGTTCAGAGCGTCGTGTCGGAAGTATTGGATCGTTTCGGGCACATCGACATCCTCGTCAACAACGCGGGCTACGGCTTGTTTGAAAAAACGATCAACCTAAGCCTTGAGGACATTCAGGACATGATGGACGTGAATTATTTCGGTCTCGTGCGCATGACCCAATCGGTGTTGCCGTCCATGCTAGAGCGTCACAGCGGGCACATCATCAACCTTGCTTCGCTCGCGAGTTTCTTCGCCACGCCGACGCACGGTGTCTACGCGGCGACCAAGTTCGCCGTACAGGGATTCTCGGAAGGTCTGCGCTTTGAGTTAGACGGAACGGGCGTCCATCTCTCCACGATCAATCCTGGGCCGGTGGACACGCCGTTTTTTGACCGTGCAGATCGGACCAAATTGCCCAAGATCGCGTCGAAGTTCCTGAGCGCCGATGAAGTCGCCAATGCCGTGCTCCGTGCAGCTCGCGAACGCAAGCACATGTACGTGTTGCCGCGCATCGGACGCGCCGGAATC